Proteins from one Ananas comosus cultivar F153 linkage group 5, ASM154086v1, whole genome shotgun sequence genomic window:
- the LOC109710827 gene encoding 60S ribosomal protein L32-1 has product MAVPLLSKKIVKKRVKKFKRPQSDRKICVKPNWRRPKGIDSRVRRKFKGCTLMPNIGYGSDKKTRHYLPNRFRKFVVHNVSELELLMMHNRTYCAEIAHNVSTRKRKEIVERAAQLDIVVTNKLARLRSQEDE; this is encoded by the exons ATGGCGGTCCCTTTGCTCTCGAAGAAGATCGTGAAGAAGCGGGTTAAGAAGTTCAAGAGGCCGCAGAGCGATCGCAAGATCTGTGTCAAG CCAAACTGGCGAAGGCCAAAGGGTATTGATTCTCGTGTGAGGAGGAAGTTCAAGGGATGCACCTTGATGCCCAACATTGGCTACGGCTCCGATAAGAAGACCCGCCATTACCTACCTAACCGCTTCCGGAAGTTTGTGGTTCACAACGTCTCCGAGCTTGAATTGCTTATGATGCACAATAG GACATACTGCGCCGAAATTGCACACAACGTCTCTACGAGGAAGCGTAAGGAGATTGTAGAGCGTGCCGCCCAGCTCGACATTGTTGTTACGAACAAGCTTGCGAGGCTCCGCAGCCAAGAAGATGAGTGA